Proteins encoded within one genomic window of Mauremys mutica isolate MM-2020 ecotype Southern chromosome 11, ASM2049712v1, whole genome shotgun sequence:
- the MEX3B gene encoding RNA-binding protein MEX3B, producing MPSSLFADMERNGSGGGGGGGGGGETLDDQRALQIALDQLSLLGLDNDETSSIYDNEPRKKSVNMTECVPVPSSEHVAEIVGRQGCKIKALRAKTNTYIKTPVRGEEPLFVVTGRKEDVAMARREIISAAEHFSMIRASRNKNTALNGTVPGPPNLPGQTTIQVRVPYRVVGLVVGPKGATIKRIQQQTHTYIVTPSRDKEPVFEVTGMPENVDRAREEIEAHIAMRTGGIIELTDENDFHANGTDVGFELNGPGSLWSKPTPPSITPSPGRKPFCSYRNDSSSSLGSASTDSYFGGGGGGSARLADYSPPSPALSFTHNGNNNNNSVYGGGEALSSPDCCAELPFDSPPGFDLAPAPPPPGAPLLWSQFERGPAAAAPSSPSPAFPAAAPSNANLALLVSTQRRGGAAPPPARLSPPLHGSGGVAEHPLARRVRSDPGGGGGRLLSSAAYPLYANGLGSHLPGLPSDSSASSSSSSSSSSSSSCSSSGMRRKGSRDCSICFESEVIAALVPCGHNLFCMECANRICEKTEPQCPVCHSAVTQAIRIFS from the exons ATGCCCAGCTCGCTTTTTGCAGACATGGAGAGGAacgggagcggcggcggcggaggaggtggtggagggggagagaCCCTGGATGACCAAAGAGCCCTTCAGATAGCCCTGGATCAGCTCTCCCTGCTGGGGCTGGATAACGACGAGACGAGCTCCATCTACGACAACGAGCCTCGGAAAAAGAGCGTGAACATGACAGAATGCGTCCCGGTGCCCAGCTCCGAGCATGTCGCGGAGATAGTGGGGAGGCAAG GCTGTAAAATCAAAGCTCTGCGGGCAAAGACCAACACCTACATCAAGACCCCGGTTCGCGGGGAGGAGCCGCTCTTTGTTGTGACGGGCAGAAAGGAAGATGTGGCCATGGCCCGGAGGGAGATCATCTCGGCGGCCGAGCATTTCTCCATGATCCGAGCCTCCAGGAACAAGAACACCGCTCTGAACGGCACCGTCCCGGGGCCCCCTAACCTGCCCGGCCAGACCACCATCCAAGTGCGGGTGCCTTACCGGGTGGTGGGGCTGGTGGTGGGGCCCAAGGGGGCCACGATCAAGCGCATCCAGCAGCAGACGCACACGTACATCGTGACCCCGAGCCGGGACAAGGAGCCGGTCTTCGAGGTGACGGGCATGCCGGAGAACGTGGACCGCGCCCGGGAGGAGATCGAGGCGCACATCGCCATGCGCACCGGGGGCATCATCGAGCTCACGGACGAGAACGACTTCCACGCCAACGGCACGGACGTGGGCTTCGAGCTGAACGGGCCGGGCAGCCTGTGGAGCAAGCCCACCCCGCCCAGCATCACCCCCAGCCCGGGCCGCAAGCCCTTCTGCAGCTACCGCAACGACAGCTCCAGCTCGCTGGGCAGCGCCTCCACCGACTCCTACttcgggggcggcggcggcggcagcgcccGCCTGGCCGACTACAGCCCGCCCAGCCCGGCCCTCAGCTTCACCCACAacggcaacaacaacaacaacagcgtGTACGGCGGCGGGGAGGCGCTCTCCTCCCCGGACTGCTGCGCCGAGCTGCCCTTCGACTCCCCGCCCGGCTTCGACCtagcccccgccccgccgccgccCGGCGCCCCGCTGCTCTGGTCCCAGTTCGAGCgcggccccgccgccgccgccccgtcCTCGCCCTCGCCCGccttcccggccgcggctccctCCAACGCCAACCTGGCGCTGCTGGTGAGCACGCAGAGGCGGGGCggcgcggccccgcccccggcccgccTCTCCCCGCCCCTGCACGGCAGCGGGGGCGTGGCGGAGCATCCCCTGGCCCGGCGAGTGCGCAGCGaccccggcgggggagggggccgcCTGCTCTCCTCCGCCGCCTACCCGCTGTACGCCAACGGGCTGGGCTCCCACCTGCCGGGGCTGCCCTCCGACTCctcggcctcctcctcctcctcgtccagCTCTTCCTCCAGCTCCTCGTGCTCCTCCTCCGGCATGAGGAGGAAAGGCAGCCGCGACTGCTCCATCTGCTTCGAGAGCGAAGTGATCGCAGCCCTGGTGCCCTGCGGCCACAACCTCTTCTGCATGGAGTGCGCGAACCGCATCTGCGAGAAGACGGAGCCCCAGTGCCCCGTCTGCCACAGCGCAGTTACTCAGGCCATCCGTATATTTTCCTAA